The sequence CGGTCTCTACCACACCGACACCGATGCGAGCGGCAATTTCGCAATAAACATACCGGTCGGCCAGTACCGGATCGCCGTCAACCACAGTTGCTGGGCAACTCCCGACCCGCTCAAAGTGGTGCCGATGGGGAATCCCAACACGTCGGTCACAGCGCCTTGTACTCAGTAGGAGGGGCGGCGGGCAACCCTAGGGTAGCCGCCCAGTCTGCAGATAGTAGCGATACGGCCGGTGGCAAGAGCGAAGGCTCACCACCGGCCGTTCTGTGTCTGCCTGCTCCCGGACACCGCACCGCAAGGTGCCATCCTTCACCGCTTCTTGCCACGCAGAGTCGTCTGATTCGTCTCGGCCTCGGGCGGTTTCTGCTTCCAGCCCCACACCGCAAGGAATCAGCCTGTACAGCGAGGAAACCAGCAGTGTGGGTGCTGCTCCGGACGCGGCGCCCCTCTCTGAGATGCGAGCTGAGCCGATCCGTCGGATGCTGCAGATGGAACGTCCACTGACACGCCTCTGGCCGCACTGACGCCTTGCCTCACGATGCAGCGCGAGCAGTCCCGGCACCAACTGCGGACAGTGCGGACCAGGAACTGACTGGAGGGACCAAAATGGGGCATGGAGGACAGTTGTTCCGGATACTGGCAGTGATGGTTGCCCTGCTGACGGTCGGAGGCCTCAGCGCCGCCGTCGCCGCTGAGGCTCCGGGGTTGGTGGCCTACTGGCCGCTGGACACGGTGACGGGCCAGATCACCCCGGACCTCTCCGGGAACGAGGCCAACCTGATCATCGGCCTGGCGCAGAAGGTCAAGGGTGTGAGCAGCACCGGCCTGAAGTTCGACGGCAAGACCGCGCAGGCACGCTGCATGAGCGCCGGCAGCATCGACGCTGCGACCGGACTGACCATCGAGGCGTGGGTGAATCTCGACGGCCTCGACTTCTCCGGCTTCCCCTCTGTGGTGCGCAGGGATGGGGCCTACGCACTTCGGTTCAGCCAGAGCCGGATCGGGATGGTGCTGTGGTTCGACGGCAATCCGATCTCGATCGGCGGCAAGAAGACGGACTGGGTAACAGGCCGCTGGTACCATCTCGCGGCGACCTACGACGGCACGACCATGCGCACCTATGTGGACGGCCAGCAGGATGACGCGCTGGAACGGCCGACGGACAAACCGCTGGAGATGAGCACCGCCGGAGCCTTCGTGGGGTCGAGCCCGGGACAGCACTCGCTGAAGGGGACCGTGGATGAGGTGCGCCTCTACAACCGTGCGCTGACGCCGGAGGAAGTGACTGCCTCCTATCGGCGGGGGCTCGCCTCTCTCGAGACCCAGAAGGATCTTGTCTTCGAGCCGGAAGTGATTGGCAAAGCGCCCGCGCCGTTCCGCAAGCCACCCAGGGAGGTGACCATGGTGCAGGACGGGTTCCTGTGGATCGATGCCGAGGACTTCGCCGACTACGGCGGCTGGATGATCGACACGCAGTTCGTGCATCTCATGGGCTCGGCGTACCTGATCTCCACCGGCGTCGGCAAGCCGGTCGACAATGCAACGGCCAGGATTCAGATCCCGCAGGCCGGGACTTACCGGCTCTGGGTACGCGCCAAGAACTGGCTGAAGGACTACTACCCCGGCCAGTTCCGGGTGATGGTGAACGGCAAGCCGTCGGCAAAGGTCTTCGGCACCGCACCGACGGAGGACTGGATCTGGGAGTCCGGCGGCGACTGGCAGCTCCCGCAGGGCGAGACCGAACTGGCACTGATCGACCTGACCGGCTACTACGGTCGTTGCGATGCGTTGATCCTGACGCGCGACCTGAACTACACGCCTCCCTCTGAGGTCGAGGCGATTGCCAAGGAGCGCAGCCGACTGACGGGGCTGTCGCTTGAGCCGACGCAACTGGTCGACTACGATGTGGTGGTCGTCGGGGCGGGCACGGCCGGTTGCTGTGCAGCTATCTCGGCCGCCCGACATGGGGCGAAGACGGTGCTGGTCCAGGACCGTCCCGTCCTGGGCGGCAACTCCAGCCTTGAGCTCGGCGTCGGCGTCAATGGCGCCGGGAGCAGCCATCCGAACGCTCGCGAGGGTGGAGTGATGGAAGAGGTCGGCCGCGTCCAGGCCTTCTACGGCTACCGCAAGACCAGCGAACCCTTCGCCGAGGTCATGGCGAAGGAGCCAAACCTGACGGTGACCTACAACAAGCGCGTGGTTGCCGCCGAGATGGCGAGCAAGCAGGTCATCGCCTCCGTCAAGGCGGTCGACACTCTCACCGGCGCAATGACGGTCTACCGGGGCAAGTACTTCATCGACTGCACCGGTGACGGCTGGGTCGGCTACTACGCCGGTGCCGAGTACCGCTACGGACGCGAGGCCAAGAGCGAGTTCAACGAAGGCCTCGCGCCGGATCAGCCCGACGAGATCACCATGAGCGGCTGTATCATGGGGCAGTTTGCCATCTCCTACCGGGCAGAAGACACCGGCAAGCCGGCTCCCTACACTCCGCCTGCCTGGGCGCCCAAGTTCCCCTCGCCGGAGGAGTTCTGCCGCTCGCCCCGAGGCTTCACCGGTGGGCAGTGGTGGCTTGAGCACCGTGGCGACATCAACGACCTGTGGGACGCTGAGAAGGCCCGCGACGAGCTGATCCGCATCAGCTACGGCTACTGGGACTACATCAAGAACACCTGGCCGGAGCGGGATAAGGCCATCAACTACGCCATGACCTGGGTGCCCTACATGGACGCACGCCGCGAGACTCGGCGTCTCGTGGGCGACTACCTCCTCACCCAGAACGATGTGCAGAGCGCCCGGAGCTTCCCCGACCGCATTGCCCATGGTGGCTGGCCGCTGGACGTCCATCACCCCGAGGGGATCTACTCAGGTCGTGCCAGCGCCTTCTGGTGTGACACGCCGCTGCCTGTCTACTCAATTCCCTACCGCATCTTGTACTCCAAGAACATCGACAACCTGCTCATGGCTGGACGCCACGTGAGCGTGACTCACCTCGCCCTGGGGACGGTCCGCGTTCAGGGAACCCTCGCGGCGCTCGGTCAGGCTGCGGGAACGGCGGCCGGGATGGCCAAGCAGTACAACACCACGCCCAGGGGGATCTACGAACAGCACATGAGCGAACTGCAGCAGACCTTGCTGAAGGACGATCAGTACATTCCGGACCTCAAGAACGAGGACTCTCTCGACCTGGCACGGACCGCCAGGGCGACGGCATCCAGTGTGGCTGACTATGAGGAGTTCGGCTCGAAGCTGGTCCTGCCGGCGGAGATGCATGAGCTCAACATGCCTCGCGCAGTGATGTTCCCGCGTGGGCAGAGCACGCAACTGAACTCGGTGTTCGTGCTGCTGTCCTCGGCGCTGGACAAGCCGACGACGGTGACGCTACACCTCCGAGAAGCGGCCGACGGCGGCGACTTCTCCTCGACGAAGGACATTGCAGCCGCCACTGCCTCCGTTCCTGCCGGGCGGCAGAGCTGGGTCGAGTTCAAGGTCAACGCGCAGAGCAACTCGCCCTATCTGTACGTGTGGCTTCCCGAGACGCCCGGCCTGTCCTGGCGGTTGATGGAGAAGGCACCTTTCGGGTCCTGTCGGGGCTATGGCGGCGGGCCCTGGACGGTGGTGAAGAGCCAGTTCTACGCCTTCTACACCGACCCCGCGATTCGTCTCGCACTGCCCGATGCGTACCGACCGGAGTACGTGATCAACGGAGTGGCGCGAATCGTGGACCGCAACATGAACGCCTGGGCGTCGGACCCGGGTCAGGCCATGCCGCAGTGGATCGAGCTGCAGTTCCCGAAGCAGACGACCCTGAACTCGGTCTACCTGACCTTCGACACCGATCTGAATGCGCCTTACCACTCGGTCCCGACGGTCCCGCAGTGTGTGCGTGACTACGACCTATCCTACTGGAATGGCGCGCAGTGGGTGACGGTGGCCGGCGTCAAGGGTAACTTCCAGCGGCGGCGCCTCCACCGCTTCGAGCCGATCAGCACCGACCGCTTGCGACTGACGGTGCGAGCGACGAACGGTGACAAGGCGGCCCGGCTGTTCGAGATCCGGGCATACAACGAGTAGTGGCTCGGAACCAGCAGAGTAGCAGGCGGTCGCAGTGACTACCATCGCGCAAGGGATGACGGCGGATGCCACGGGCCTGTGTCTTCGTGAGCTTGCTGTTGCTGACCGTGGTGGGTTGGTGTCAGGGGCAGGAGGTCGGGTTGCTCCAGTGGGAGCGTCTGCCGGACTTGCCCCAGCCGATCTCCGGCCACTTCGCGGGAACCGTGGGCGGACGTCTGACGGTGATCGGCGGCGCATACTTCCCGGTGTCGCTCTTTGAGGGCGGCCGCAAGACCTGGGTGGACCGCATCAGGGTCCTGGATGGACCGCAGGGCCGGTGGCGAACAGCGGGCCGATTGCCGCACCCTCTGGCTTACGGGGCCACGGTATGCGATGGCGACGACCTGATCTGCATCGGCGGCGGCGATGCGACGCGCAACTACGCCGAGGTGTTCCGGCTGGCGTATCGGGGACCAGTCCTGCAGAGTGTCGCCTTACCGTCACTGCCCCAGGAGTGCGCGATGATGGGGGCAGCCAGAATCGGCAGCGTCCTCTACGTCTGCGGTGGTCAGAGGACGCCAACCGACACCCAGGCGTTGCAGTCGCTCTGGGCTTTGGATCTGCGCAGCCCTGAGCGTGGATGGCAAGTCCTCGAGCCCTGCCCGGGGCCGGGACGAATCCTGCCGATAGTCTGCGCTCAGGCCGGGGCACTGTACGTAATCAGCGGAGCCGAGCTCCTCGCGGGCCCTGACGGAAAGCCAACCCGGCGCTATCTGACAGATGCTTACCGGTACCGTCCGGGGAGGGGATGGGAAGCTCTTCCGGCGGTGCCCCGTCCGGTAGTTGCTGCGCCTGCCACGGCCTGGGGGCAAGACAATATCCTCGTGCTCGGCGGCGATGACGGATCACTGGCGCCTCGGGTGAACGAGCTGCGGGAGCGACACCCGGGCTTCAGCCGAGATGCCCTGAGCCTTGACGTGCAGACCGGCAAGTGGTCGCGGGCAGGTGACTGGCCTGCCGGTCTGGTGACGACGACTGCGGTGAGGTGGGACGATCGGATCGTGGTGGCTGGAGGCGAGGACCGACCCGGACACCGGTCCTGTCGGGTGTGGGGATTGCGGACCGGGGCTCTTCAACCCTTACGCTGACGCCAACCCAGTTCGCGGGAGCTATCGCGATGACCCACTTCTCGGTCCTCGACTACGGCATCTTCGTGATCTACCTGGTTGCCTCCGTGCTCGTCGGGTTGCTGTTTGTGAAGGAGCAACGCTCGATCAAGGACTACTTCCTTGCCGGGCGCAGTATGGGGCCGGTTGTGGTGGCAATCTCGGTACTGGCGGCGTTGTTCTCGGGCATCTCTTACCTCGGAGCGCCGAGTGAGGTCTATGCCCACGACCTGTCCTTCATGCTGGTGGGGCTGAGCTTCTTCTTCGCGACTCCCGTCACCAACCTGATCTTCCTCCCCTTCTTCTACCGCGTCCGGTTCTACACGGCCTACCAGTACCTGGAGGAGCGCTTCTCAGTCGGCGTGCGGACCCTGTCCTCGGCGCTCTTCATCATCCGCGTGCTGCTCTGGCTGGCGTTGGCGACCTACGCTCCGGCGCTGGCCTTGGAGCAGGTCACAGGGATGCCGCTCTGGTTCACCCTTGTGGTGACGGCTGTCCTGACCACCTTCTACACAACCCTGGGCGGGATGAAGGCCGTCATCTGGACTGACGTGATGCAATTCGTGGTGCTCTTCGGGGGACAGATCGCCATCTTCTTCGTTGCCACCTCAAAGGTGCCGGGCGGCCTTGGCGGCGTGTATGAGATTGGCAAGGCCGGTGGTAAGTTCGTGCTCGACCTCAGCCTCGACCCCCAGGTGCGCGTGACCCTGTGGGGACTGCTGATCGGTGGCGCCTTCATGAACCTGGTGCAGATGGCTACCGACCAGGTGTCCGTCCAACGCTACATGACCGCCACCAGCCTGCGCGAGGCCCAGAAGTCACTGTGGATCAAGCTGGCGCTGACCTTACCGACGGCCTGGACCTTCTACCTGACCGGCGTGGTGTTGTTCGCCTTCTACCAGATCCACGGAGACCCGGTCGCCGCCGGGAAGATCGCCAAGGCCGACAGCATCCTGCCGTACTTCGTCGTCAATGAGATGCCCGTTGGGATGCCCGGCATACTGGTGGCGGCCATCTACGCGGCGAGTATGTCCACTATCTCGGCCGGGATCAACGCACTCACCACGGCGACGCTGGTCGACTTCTACCAGCGTCTGTGGCGCCCGAAGGCTGAGCCCGGCACGCTGCTGAGGCTGGCCAAGTGGTTCACGTTGTTCTACGGC is a genomic window of Armatimonadia bacterium containing:
- a CDS encoding sodium/solute symporter (Members of the Solute:Sodium Symporter (SSS), TC 2.A.21 as described in tcdb.org, catalyze solute:Na+ symport. Known solutes for members of the family include sugars, amino acids, nucleosides, inositols, vitamins, urea or anions, depending on the system.) produces the protein MTHFSVLDYGIFVIYLVASVLVGLLFVKEQRSIKDYFLAGRSMGPVVVAISVLAALFSGISYLGAPSEVYAHDLSFMLVGLSFFFATPVTNLIFLPFFYRVRFYTAYQYLEERFSVGVRTLSSALFIIRVLLWLALATYAPALALEQVTGMPLWFTLVVTAVLTTFYTTLGGMKAVIWTDVMQFVVLFGGQIAIFFVATSKVPGGLGGVYEIGKAGGKFVLDLSLDPQVRVTLWGLLIGGAFMNLVQMATDQVSVQRYMTATSLREAQKSLWIKLALTLPTAWTFYLTGVVLFAFYQIHGDPVAAGKIAKADSILPYFVVNEMPVGMPGILVAAIYAASMSTISAGINALTTATLVDFYQRLWRPKAEPGTLLRLAKWFTLFYGAVVLVLAFVVEKLGTLLEASNKAIGLVGGPLLGLFLLGMLSKRASAKGAIVGWAAGVAVLTPVCFCTKVSFLWYALIGCFVTMGVGWLASLLMPLPPEKSLEGLTWESRYVEEEEEAPEEEPEAVTV
- a CDS encoding FAD-dependent oxidoreductase, with the protein product MGHGGQLFRILAVMVALLTVGGLSAAVAAEAPGLVAYWPLDTVTGQITPDLSGNEANLIIGLAQKVKGVSSTGLKFDGKTAQARCMSAGSIDAATGLTIEAWVNLDGLDFSGFPSVVRRDGAYALRFSQSRIGMVLWFDGNPISIGGKKTDWVTGRWYHLAATYDGTTMRTYVDGQQDDALERPTDKPLEMSTAGAFVGSSPGQHSLKGTVDEVRLYNRALTPEEVTASYRRGLASLETQKDLVFEPEVIGKAPAPFRKPPREVTMVQDGFLWIDAEDFADYGGWMIDTQFVHLMGSAYLISTGVGKPVDNATARIQIPQAGTYRLWVRAKNWLKDYYPGQFRVMVNGKPSAKVFGTAPTEDWIWESGGDWQLPQGETELALIDLTGYYGRCDALILTRDLNYTPPSEVEAIAKERSRLTGLSLEPTQLVDYDVVVVGAGTAGCCAAISAARHGAKTVLVQDRPVLGGNSSLELGVGVNGAGSSHPNAREGGVMEEVGRVQAFYGYRKTSEPFAEVMAKEPNLTVTYNKRVVAAEMASKQVIASVKAVDTLTGAMTVYRGKYFIDCTGDGWVGYYAGAEYRYGREAKSEFNEGLAPDQPDEITMSGCIMGQFAISYRAEDTGKPAPYTPPAWAPKFPSPEEFCRSPRGFTGGQWWLEHRGDINDLWDAEKARDELIRISYGYWDYIKNTWPERDKAINYAMTWVPYMDARRETRRLVGDYLLTQNDVQSARSFPDRIAHGGWPLDVHHPEGIYSGRASAFWCDTPLPVYSIPYRILYSKNIDNLLMAGRHVSVTHLALGTVRVQGTLAALGQAAGTAAGMAKQYNTTPRGIYEQHMSELQQTLLKDDQYIPDLKNEDSLDLARTARATASSVADYEEFGSKLVLPAEMHELNMPRAVMFPRGQSTQLNSVFVLLSSALDKPTTVTLHLREAADGGDFSSTKDIAAATASVPAGRQSWVEFKVNAQSNSPYLYVWLPETPGLSWRLMEKAPFGSCRGYGGGPWTVVKSQFYAFYTDPAIRLALPDAYRPEYVINGVARIVDRNMNAWASDPGQAMPQWIELQFPKQTTLNSVYLTFDTDLNAPYHSVPTVPQCVRDYDLSYWNGAQWVTVAGVKGNFQRRRLHRFEPISTDRLRLTVRATNGDKAARLFEIRAYNE
- a CDS encoding galactose oxidase gives rise to the protein MPRACVFVSLLLLTVVGWCQGQEVGLLQWERLPDLPQPISGHFAGTVGGRLTVIGGAYFPVSLFEGGRKTWVDRIRVLDGPQGRWRTAGRLPHPLAYGATVCDGDDLICIGGGDATRNYAEVFRLAYRGPVLQSVALPSLPQECAMMGAARIGSVLYVCGGQRTPTDTQALQSLWALDLRSPERGWQVLEPCPGPGRILPIVCAQAGALYVISGAELLAGPDGKPTRRYLTDAYRYRPGRGWEALPAVPRPVVAAPATAWGQDNILVLGGDDGSLAPRVNELRERHPGFSRDALSLDVQTGKWSRAGDWPAGLVTTTAVRWDDRIVVAGGEDRPGHRSCRVWGLRTGALQPLR